One Peromyscus leucopus breed LL Stock chromosome 2, UCI_PerLeu_2.1, whole genome shotgun sequence DNA window includes the following coding sequences:
- the Tmem240 gene encoding transmembrane protein 240 isoform X2 yields MSMSANTMIFMILGASIVMAIACLMDMNALLDRFHNYILPHLRGEDRVCHCNCGRHHIHYVIPYDGDQSVVDASENYFVTDNVTKQEIDLMLGLLLGFCISWFLVWMDGVLHCAVRAWRAGRRYDGSWTWLPKLCSLRELGRRPHRPFEEPTGNMVHVKQKLYHNGHPSPRHL; encoded by the exons ATGTCCATGAGTGCGAACACCATGATCTTCATGATTCTGGGGGCGTCGATCGTGATG GCCATCGCGTGCTTGATGGACATGAACGCGCTGCTGGACCGATTCCATAACTACATCCTCCCGCACCTGCGGGGCGAGGACCGCGTCTGCCACTGCAACTGTGGCCG GCACCACATCCACTACGTGATCCCATACGACGGGGACCAGTCGGTGGTGGACGCATCTGAGAACTACTTTGTGACAGACAATGTGACCAAGCAGGAGATCGACCTTATGCTGGGGCTGCTTCTGGGCTTCTGCATCAGCTGGTTCCTGGTGTGGATGGATGGTGTCCTGCACTGTGCTGTGCGCGCCTGGAGGGCTGGTCGGCGCTATG ATGGCTCGTGGACCTGGCTGCCCAAGCTGTGCAGCCTGCGGGAGCTGGGCCGGCGGCCGCACAGGCCCTTCGAGGAGCCCACAGGGAACATGGTGCACGTGAAGCAGAAGCTCTACCACAACGGCCACCCCAGCCCACGGCACCTGTGA
- the Tmem240 gene encoding transmembrane protein 240 isoform X1, with protein sequence MSMSANTMIFMILGASIVMAIACLMDMNALLDRFHNYILPHLRGEDRVCHCNCGRHHIHYVIPYDGDQSVVDASENYFVTDNVTKQEIDLMLGLLLGFCISWFLVWMDGVLHCAVRAWRAGRRYGECHALLRAPLLAQPGHLTALSPCRWLVDLAAQAVQPAGAGPAAAQALRGAHREHGAREAEALPQRPPQPTAPVSAQDSGLLCTCKGTSWTLSWQDGTAASGPGYAGLWPAGLWPAGKSSGRCCLFFL encoded by the exons ATGTCCATGAGTGCGAACACCATGATCTTCATGATTCTGGGGGCGTCGATCGTGATG GCCATCGCGTGCTTGATGGACATGAACGCGCTGCTGGACCGATTCCATAACTACATCCTCCCGCACCTGCGGGGCGAGGACCGCGTCTGCCACTGCAACTGTGGCCG GCACCACATCCACTACGTGATCCCATACGACGGGGACCAGTCGGTGGTGGACGCATCTGAGAACTACTTTGTGACAGACAATGTGACCAAGCAGGAGATCGACCTTATGCTGGGGCTGCTTCTGGGCTTCTGCATCAGCTGGTTCCTGGTGTGGATGGATGGTGTCCTGCACTGTGCTGTGCGCGCCTGGAGGGCTGGTCGGCGCTATGGTGAGTGCCACGCGCTGCTGCGGGCACCACTTCTGGCCCAGCCCGGCCACCTGACTGCCCTGTCCCCCTGCAGATGGCTCGTGGACCTGGCTGCCCAAGCTGTGCAGCCTGCGGGAGCTGGGCCGGCGGCCGCACAGGCCCTTCGAGGAGCCCACAGGGAACATGGTGCACGTGAAGCAGAAGCTCTACCACAACGGCCACCCCAGCCCACGGCACCTGTGAGTGCACAGGACTCGGGGCTGCTGTGCACATGTAAAGGGACCTCGTGGACGCTCAGCTGGCAAGACGGGACTGCGGCCTCAGGCCCAGGGTATGCTGGGCTGTGGCCAGCTGGGCTGTGGCCAGCAGGCAAATCCAGTGGAAGGTGCTGTCTCTTCTTTTTATAA
- the Tmem240 gene encoding transmembrane protein 240 isoform X3, translating to MSMSANTMIFMILGASIVMAIACLMDMNALLDRFHNYILPHLRGEDRVCHCNCGRWLVDLAAQAVQPAGAGPAAAQALRGAHREHGAREAEALPQRPPQPTAPVSAQDSGLLCTCKGTSWTLSWQDGTAASGPGYAGLWPAGLWPAGKSSGRCCLFFL from the exons ATGTCCATGAGTGCGAACACCATGATCTTCATGATTCTGGGGGCGTCGATCGTGATG GCCATCGCGTGCTTGATGGACATGAACGCGCTGCTGGACCGATTCCATAACTACATCCTCCCGCACCTGCGGGGCGAGGACCGCGTCTGCCACTGCAACTGTGGCCG ATGGCTCGTGGACCTGGCTGCCCAAGCTGTGCAGCCTGCGGGAGCTGGGCCGGCGGCCGCACAGGCCCTTCGAGGAGCCCACAGGGAACATGGTGCACGTGAAGCAGAAGCTCTACCACAACGGCCACCCCAGCCCACGGCACCTGTGAGTGCACAGGACTCGGGGCTGCTGTGCACATGTAAAGGGACCTCGTGGACGCTCAGCTGGCAAGACGGGACTGCGGCCTCAGGCCCAGGGTATGCTGGGCTGTGGCCAGCTGGGCTGTGGCCAGCAGGCAAATCCAGTGGAAGGTGCTGTCTCTTCTTTTTATAA